From a single Brassica oleracea var. oleracea cultivar TO1000 chromosome C5, BOL, whole genome shotgun sequence genomic region:
- the LOC106344483 gene encoding uncharacterized protein LOC106344483, giving the protein MVKVGVGIDAWDAVKNSAVGVFPWFYELKFIWCAKLVHHLLTHQLRVKKNYELWSLIDCLPIRLSLIEFGMISGMNCDLFQNEENFDVDHREFWTEMGVSTAVGPNLVELRCVLERCKDWSVEKRTMVGLLCVLHLAVYGIAPTRRLPLQCAKRVLDFAAFQRYPWGRAACQTLVHSVKCADYTAKESYTIEGFIFILQIWAYESVTGIGELYVNKIVGENVPLLSWSGSRRFKFEDFIREEKKHHEAKPDGLFTPKWSDEMDDPDVNEYITHDCVINRFWDVTEEPPATTNIKRPATSVESCKKRKGNDTNTVEVEEESNGSKKEDIHVSRLYTLLETLSGKVDKMDTLIEAKVCAIIAPMNEKLATMEKELQKMKEKDCANDRKEYANSIANENAEVNSKEMSWMVEVNSTSHDGLPTQRVVKKPRNASKKSGNVRIITSVTPSVSAYDPFSAVDDEKMRKLLHFLLDKENDLDKSFTSSTEFYRVIITPRNQWSSHNYGWLTNMHMWSAMKMFYMRSLSDHSLYHSQRLAFLDQWVVIKIVEDFKQFNPKTWKVTDTYKRIFNGTHPADRVTNKKWFHDIDHLYACHFVHNTHWVALDIDLKNMTVTVYDSILTVLDDNEIRNSCRPFAKMIPAILNAMVPTTVWTKSGRQFTFIECLALGCTFEGLSDEIIQDVRRKLAAEIYDAVGEPQITDC; this is encoded by the exons ATGGTTAAAGTTGGAGTGGGAATTGATGCATGGGATGCAGTAAAGAATTCTGCAGTTGGTGTATTTCCTTGGTTTTATGAGCTCAAATTCATATGGTGTGCTAAGCTTGTCCATCACCTATTAACGCATCAGCTGCGAGTTAAGAAGAATTATGAGTTGTGGTCGTTGATTGACTGTCTTCCCATCCGTCTCTCTTTGATAGAATTTGGAATGATCAGTGGGATGAACTGTGATCTTTTTCAAAATGAGGAGAATTTTGATGTTGATCATAGAGAGTTTTGGACAGAGATGGGGGTTTCCACAGCTGTTGGTCCCAATTTGGTTGAGTTGCGGTGTGTTTTGGAAAGATGCAAAGATTGGAGTGTTGAGAAGAGGACAATGGTTGGATTGCTTTGTGTTCTTCATCTTGCCGTCTATGGAATAGCTCCCACCCGTCGACTTCCATTGCAGTGTGCGAAGAGAGTTCTTGATTTTGCAGCTTTCCAGAGATATCCGTGGGGTCGTGCAGCTTGTCAGACTTTGGTACATTCCGTAAAGTGTGCCGACTACACCGCAAAAGAATCTTATACCATTGAAGGGTTCATTTTTATCTTGCAAATATGGGCATATGAGTCGGTTACTGGCATAGGAGAGCTTTACGTGAACAAAATTGTTGGTGAAAATGTGCCTCTTCTTTCATGGAGTGGCTCCCGACGCTTCAAGTTTGAGGACTTCATTAGAGAAGAGAAAAAACATCATGAAGCTAAG CCAGACGGACTGTTTACGCCAAAGTGGAGTGATGAAATGGATGATCCTGATGTAAACGAATACATCACTCATGATTGTGTAATTAATAGATTTTGGGATGTAACTGAAGAACCGCCAGCTACCACCAATATAAAGCGCCCTGCAACAAGTGTTGAGAGTTGTAAAAAGAGAAAGGGTAATGATACAAATACTGTTGAGGTTGAGGAAGAGAGTAATGGTTCAAAG AAGGAAGACATTCATGTGAGCCGGCTTTACACTTTGTTGGAGACATTGTCAGGAAAAGTTGATAAAATGGATACATTGATCGAAGCTAAGGTTTGTGCTATTATTGCTCCTATGAACGAGAAGCTGGCAACAATGGAGAAGGAGCTTCAAAAGATGAAAGAAAAAGATTGTGCTAATGATAGAAAAGAATATGCAAATTCCATTGCTAATGAAAATGCTGAAGTGAATAGCAAGGAAATG TCTTGGATGGTAGAGGTTAATTCCACATCGCATGATGGATTACCCACTCAACGTGTTGTCAAGAAACCGAGGAATGCAAGCAAAAAAAGTGGCAACGTG CGCATCATCACAAGTGTAACACCGTCCGTCTCGGCATATGATCCGTTTTCTGCTGTTGATGATGAGAAAATGAGGAAGTTACTGCATTTCCTACTGGATAAAGA GAATGATTTGGACAAAAGCTTCACTTCTAGTACTGAATTCTATAGAGTGATTATAACTCCAAGAAATCAGTGGTCTTCTCATAATTATGGCTGGTTGACTAACATG CATATGTGGTCTGCCATGAAGATGTTCTATATGAGATCACTTTCTGATCATTCACTATACCATTCTCAGCGCCTTGCATTTTTGGATCAGTGGGTCGTCATCAAAATTGTTGAAGATTTCAAACAGTTCAACCCAAAAACCTGGAAAGTGACAGATACATATAAGCGAATCTTCAACGGTACGCATCCAGCTGATCGAGTCACGAACAAAAAGTGGTTTCACGATATTGACCATCTCTACGCATGTCATTTTGTACACAACACTCACTGGGTTGCTTTGGACATAGACTTGAAGAACATGACAGTCACTGTTTATGACAGCATTCTGACTGTGTTAGATGATAACGAAATACGGAACAGCTGTAGGCCGTTTGCGAAGATGATTCCAGCAATCCTGAATGCTATGGTCCCTACTACTGTTTGGACGAAGAGTGGTAGACAGTTCACT TTCATTGAGTGTTTGGCGCTTGGTTGTACATTTGAAGGGTTAAGTGATGAGATCATTCAAGACGTTCGACGGAAGCTTGCTGCTGAGATTTATGATGCCGTTGGAGAACCTCAGATTACTGATTGTTAG